The Malus domestica chromosome 13, GDT2T_hap1 genome includes a window with the following:
- the LOC103453336 gene encoding ubiquitin carboxyl-terminal hydrolase 2-like, whose translation MGKKVKKKARAPPREKLVAADSPKKAPQPCNPSVKDGDNGVSVAKERRPCPHVDKGVNLDKLSAKIGSSGPVRCEYCREGALDRRGGKGKGKHGKKKGSSSVDSKSESKAIWVCLECGHYSCGGFGLHTTPQCHAVRHARQTQHPIVIHFEKPQMRWCFPCKMLITIDKTEEDGEQKDVFADVVKLIKGHSSEESLVNAEDVWFVSGSVTSEIKSASNISCDLDGRVGYTVRGLVNLGNTCFFNSVLQNLLAMDRLRGYFLNLDASTGALTVSLKKLFTEAKPESGVKNVINPRSLFGCLCSKAPQFKGYQQQDSHELLHCLLDELCIEELSTRKRINSSQENGNPSNSGPTFVDTAFGGQIASTVRCVECGHSSTVYESFLDLSLSVPTRKSPSKTAQPTSRTKKMKLPPKKSGKFRSKNNEEKNSVPSPSVPTPSTSSEVSEQKELVVNSLSAVQESADDVCEDAAEQTSPLLDDCSWLDYLDSGNMLDDNDLSSQHNDISIVQDSEKKNTHLNDVSLQSGSESSNQVFTPNGEPNVKPDFSSVNSREEELPLQVLDSEVLLLPYKAECSITEEIMGGEGEASSLVVGCGQDDFGFGDLFNEPEVYGPPRRPSVGEGGTDTSIIASESDPDEVDDTVSPVSVESCLAHFIKPELLASENAWHCENCSKTLPSQKLEEKKQVKSAARVLLNGCETRTQSDSLSLNTGPWPADVRTLGNGNVKSNTGCNQFGENLILHDGKINCLSQNCSAVENGQSHKLNSVVCRRQDEIKDAPPVQSNTSDCNNACSLESFSDQVIDSRADESRSASFTSDTVPQTNDGILDGHRESEESEDEEINAKRVNLKRNATKRYLINRAPPILTIHLKRFSQDARGHLSKLNGHVSFREKFDLRPYMDSSSTDGEKYEYQLLGVVEHSGTMRGGHYVAYVRGGERGRGKAEKENIGHMWYYASDAHVRQVSLDEVLRSDAYILFYEKV comes from the coding sequence ATGGGGAAGAAAGTTAAGAAGAAGGCTAGAGCTCCTCCAAGGGAGAAGTTGGTTGCAGCCGATTCCCCAAAAAAAGCTCCCCAACCATGCAACCCAAGTGTTAAGGATGGTGACAATGGAGTTTCAGTTGCGAAAGAGAGAAGGCCTTGTCCTCATGTTGACAAAGGTGTAAATTTGGATAAATTGTCTGCTAAAATTGGGTCTTCAGGACCTGTTAGGTGTGAATATTGCAGGGAAGGAGCGCTTGATAGGAGGGGTGGTAAAGGAAAGGGAAAACATGGGAAGAAGAAAGGGAGCTCGTCCGTGGATTCAAAATCGGAGTCCAAAGCCATTTGGGTTTGTTTGGAGTGTGGTCATTATTCTTGCGGTGGGTTTGGACTTCATACAACCCCTCAATGCCATGCAGTTCGGCATGCTAGGCAAACTCAGCACCCAATAGTGATCCACTTTGAAAAGCCGCAGATGCGATGGTGCTTCCCGTGCAAAATGCTTATTACAATTGACAAGACAGAAGAGGATGGTGAACAAAAAGATGTGTTTGCGGATGTTGTTAAATTGATAAAGGGTCATTCATCGGAGGAATCATTGGTTAATGCTGAGGATGTGTGGTTTGTGAGTGGCAGTGTGACAAGCGAAATCAAATCAGCTAGCAATATATCATGTGATTTGGATGGAAGAGTTGGTTATACAGTGAGAGGCTTGGTTAATCTTGGTAACACTTGCTTCTTTAATTCTGTCTTACAGAACCTTCTAGCCATGGATAGGTTGCGGGGCTACTTCTTAAATTTAGATGCATCTACTGGAGCTCTTACTGTTTCCTTGAAGAAACTCTTTACTGAAGCAAAACCAGAGTCAGGAGTTAAGAATGTGATAAACCCAAGGTCACTTTTTGGGTGTCTTTGTTCCAAGGCTCCCCAATTTAAGGGGTATCAGCAGCAAGACAGCCATGAATTGCTTCATTGCTTACTGGATGAATTGTGCATTGAGGAGTTGAGTACGAGGAAACGTATAAATTCTTCTCAGGAAAATGGGAATCCTTCAAATTCAGGTCCTACTTTTGTGGATACTGCATTTGGGGGCCAAATAGCAAGTACAGTTCGCTGTGTCGAATGTGGTCACTCCTCAACTGTGTACGAGTCATTTTTAGATCTGTCATTGTCAGTTCCAACCAGAAAATCCCCATCTAAGACTGCCCAACCCACCTCTCGAACAAAGAAGATGAAGTTGCCGCCCAAGAAGAGTGGAAAGTTTCGGTCTAAAAATAACGAAGAGAAGAATTCTGTACCATCACCAAGTGTTCCAACCCCATCAACCAGCAGTGAGGTTTCTGAACAAAAGGAATTAGTTGTAAATAGTCTATCTGCTGTCCAAGAATCTGCAGATGATGTCTGTGAGGATGCAGCAGAGCAAACATCACCTTTGTTAGATGACTGTTCATGGTTGGATTATCTTGATTCGGGAAATATGTTAGATGACAATGATTTATCTTCGCAACATAATGATATTTCAATTGTTCaagattctgaaaaaaaaaatacacatctTAATGATGTCTCTTTACAGAGTGGCTCTGAATCTAGTAATCAGGTTTTTACGCCTAACGGGGAACCAAATGTAAAACCTGACTTTTCTTCAGTGAATTCTAGGGAGGAAGAGCTCCCATTACAGGTTCTGGATTCTGAAGTTTTGTTGCTTCCGTATAAAGCAGAGTGTTCTATCACTGAGGAAATCATGGGAGGCGAAGGTGAGGCCTCCTCCTTGGTTGTGGGTTGTGGACAAGATGACTTTGGCTTTGGGGATTTATTCAACGAACCTGAAGTTTATGGCCCCCCTAGAAGACCCTCTGTAGGTGAGGGTGGCACAGATACTAGTATCATAGCTAGCGAGTCTGATCCAGATGAAGTTGATGATACTGTTTCTCCAGTGTCTGTAGAGAGTTGTTTGGCTCATTTCATAAAGCCTGAGCTTCTTGCCAGTGAAAATGCTTGGCATTGTGAGAACTGTTCCAAAACTCTTCCAAGCCAAAAGTTGGAAGAAAAGAAGCAGGTAAAATCTGCTGCTAGAGTTTTGTTAAATGGATGTGAGACTAGAACACAAAGTGATTCACTGAGTTTAAATACGGGTCCGTGGCCTGCCGATGTCAGAACGCTTGGTAATGGGAATGTCAAAAGCAATACTGGTTGTAACCAGTTTGGTGAAAACTTGATTTTGCATGATGGAAAAATAAATTGCTTGAGCCAAAATTGCTCAGCAGTTGAGAATGGTCAATCACATAAGTTGAATTCTGTTGTTTGTCGACGACAAGATGAGATTAAAGATGCTCCTCCAGTGCAATCAAATACTTCAGATTGCAATAACGCTTGCAGCCTAGAAAGTTTCAGTGATCAAGTCATTGATTCTAGGGCTGATGAGTCTAGAAGTGCTAGTTTCACCTCTGACACTGTACCGCAGACTAATGATGGGATATTGGATGGACATCGTGAATCAGAAgaaagtgaggatgaggaaATAAATGCCAAACGTGTGAATTTGAAGAGGAATGCGACTAAAAGGTACCTCATCAACAGGGCCCCACCGATTTTGACTATTCATCTCAAGAGGTTCAGCCAAGATGCTCGTGGTCacttgagtaaattgaatggccATGTCAGTTTTCGAGAAAAATTTGATCTTAGGCCATATATGGATTCCAG